TGGAGATAAACACCTGTTGAAAGTTCATTGCTTGAAGATTCATTTCGTTGTTCCAAGTTCGCGATGAGCATACGTGGAAATGTTCGAATGGATGCTTGGTCAGCTTTGAACCCAGGTGTACCCGCGTTTGACATGTTGTTTGAAAGCATCTCTTGGCGGCGCTGTTGCGCGATCATGCCAGAGGCAGCTGTATACATCCCCCGCAGCATATCTTCCCCTCCTAAATGAGTTTCCTTTTTGCTATTTTGTCAATATGCTCAAGCATTAAGCCTGTTCCTTTCGCTACACAGCTCATCGGTTCATCTGCAACGAGGACAGGAACTTTAAGCTCCTCAGCAAAAAGCTGATCGATGCCGTGAAGGAGCGCACCGCCCCCCGTCAAAATAACGCCGCGGTCAATAATGTCTGCTGAAAGCTCAGGCGGTGTTTTTTCCAGCACGCTTTTTGCTGCATGAATAAGATGTGACACAGGCTCTTCCAGTGCTTCCTGTACTTCTTTGGAATTCACTGTAATTGTACGTGGCAGCCCGGATACCATGTCGCGGCCTCTTATTTCAATTTCTTCGTCTCGAGCACCCGGAAATACTGTCGCAACATTCAATTTTATCTCTTCGGCTGTCCTATCTCCGATAAGCAGCTTATATTTCTTCTTTATGTAAGACAGTATTTCTTGATCAAACTTGTCCCCCGCCATTTTAACAGAAGTGGCGGTGACAATGTTGCCCATTGATAAGACGGCAATCTCTGTCGTTCCACCGCCAATGTCGATAACCATATTCCCGCTTGGCTGAAAAATGTCCATGCCTGCGCCGATTGCGGCCACTTTAGGCTCTTCTTCAAGAAAAATTTGCTTTCCCCCACTTTTTTCCGCAACTTCTCTTATTGCCTTTTTCTCTACCGCGGTAATATTTGTTGGTACACAAATGACTATCCGCGGCTTCGATAAAAATCCCTTTACGTTAATTTTGTTTAAAAAATGTGTTAACATCATTTCTGTTACATCGAAATCCGCAATAACTCCATCCTTTAACGGACGGATGGCAACAATATTTCCAGGTGTTCGGCCGATCATCCTGTACGCCTCTTCTCCAACCTCAAGCGCTTTCCCGGTAGTTGTGTCAATTGCTACGATTGATGGCTCATCTAGTACAATCCCCCTTCCTTTGACATAAATAACGACGTTAGCCGTTCCCAAATCGATTCCGATATCCCGTGACAGCATTCATGATTTCCTCCTTGCAAAATTCAATGTATCGTAAGTCCTAAATCCGTATATATAAATTTACCCATTATATGATTATAGCATAAATAAAATCGCAAGGAATAAAAACCATTAAATTTGTTTAAACAATGTTATTTTTTATTTGTTAACCGCTTCCTTTTTTGTGCTTTGCTTATATTTCTTTCTCGTTGCCTCACCTCCGCGTAAATGCCTGATTGATTTGTGGTAATCGAGTATTTGTTTTACTTGATTTGCAAGTTCTGGATTAATATTTGGCAGCCTCTCTGTTAAGTCTTTGTGTACAGTGCTTTTGGATACTCCAAATTCTTTGGCGATGACTCTTACAGTTTTTCTTGTCTCCACGATATATTTGCCAATCTTGATGGTACGCTCTTTGATGTAATCGTGCACACCACTCGCCTCCCTAACTTGGATGTGAGAGATGCGAAATGAGACTTCTCGTGATGCTGTTCGAAGGTAGAATGTAAAAGTCATCAAATTGTAAATCCTACTTCGCAGCGAACCACTTTCTCACCTCTGCCCCTCATAATTTGGTTTGTAACATTTTATTAATGAAGGATCGGTTATATACCAATTAGTCAAGGGGGACAAGAGGTTTTTATTTTTTTCTCTATTCAAACAACGATGCTGCTTGATGCCCCTCGGGTGCGATTTACCTTCCGAGAAGCGGGTTTTCCTTCTTATTTTTCAAAAAAAAAAAAAACAGCTTTGGCATTTTTCCAAAGCTGTTACGCGTTCGTCATTGAAGATGTCGCGTCTTTTTGTTTTGCGTTATTTTCAGTTTTTTCTTGTTTTTGATTATTGTTTTCGTTGTTGTTTTCTTCGTTATTGTTTTCCGCATTATTGTTTTCTTCGTTTGCCTGTTCTTCCAAATCAGCTTCAGATTCGCTTGTTACTTCAGCG
This Pueribacillus theae DNA region includes the following protein-coding sequences:
- the mreB gene encoding rod shape-determining protein, encoding MLSRDIGIDLGTANVVIYVKGRGIVLDEPSIVAIDTTTGKALEVGEEAYRMIGRTPGNIVAIRPLKDGVIADFDVTEMMLTHFLNKINVKGFLSKPRIVICVPTNITAVEKKAIREVAEKSGGKQIFLEEEPKVAAIGAGMDIFQPSGNMVIDIGGGTTEIAVLSMGNIVTATSVKMAGDKFDQEILSYIKKKYKLLIGDRTAEEIKLNVATVFPGARDEEIEIRGRDMVSGLPRTITVNSKEVQEALEEPVSHLIHAAKSVLEKTPPELSADIIDRGVILTGGGALLHGIDQLFAEELKVPVLVADEPMSCVAKGTGLMLEHIDKIAKRKLI
- the spoIIID gene encoding sporulation transcriptional regulator SpoIIID, coding for MHDYIKERTIKIGKYIVETRKTVRVIAKEFGVSKSTVHKDLTERLPNINPELANQVKQILDYHKSIRHLRGGEATRKKYKQSTKKEAVNK